From a region of the Streptomyces sp. NBC_01454 genome:
- a CDS encoding DUF5753 domain-containing protein — protein MDSNGVETGGAEGAYDPRRQFAEECRSARELHPQGPLNQTQLAKMVRTSKSTISRVETCVGPIPADLPARLDQVFSTDGLFKRLYEEITAQSFPVHSRRRIELEPRAVSISAWSPTVVPGLLQTAPYARALLREGDPRASDEEVATLVRARMARQEVLKGTSPPDFSVVICESVLRRNVGGQDVMREQLSALLAHGSQRTTVLQVMPLSAETHGLMDGSMSILTTVDGPPVIYTEGIRSGTIIDDPSTVRLLSRSYDVLTASALSRDASAHLIRKLMEAS, from the coding sequence ATGGACTCCAACGGAGTCGAAACAGGGGGCGCAGAGGGCGCATACGACCCGCGCCGGCAGTTCGCCGAGGAGTGCCGGAGCGCTCGGGAGCTGCACCCACAAGGGCCCCTGAACCAGACGCAACTGGCGAAGATGGTCCGCACGTCGAAGAGCACCATCAGCCGTGTGGAGACATGCGTGGGGCCTATCCCCGCGGACCTCCCGGCCCGGCTGGACCAGGTCTTTTCGACAGACGGACTGTTCAAGCGGCTGTACGAGGAGATCACCGCCCAATCGTTCCCAGTGCACTCCCGCCGACGGATCGAACTGGAGCCACGCGCGGTCAGCATCTCCGCGTGGTCGCCCACGGTGGTACCCGGCCTCCTTCAGACGGCGCCTTACGCGCGGGCCCTTCTCCGCGAGGGCGACCCCAGGGCGAGTGATGAAGAAGTGGCCACACTGGTCCGGGCGCGAATGGCGCGACAGGAAGTGCTGAAGGGCACTTCTCCGCCGGACTTCTCCGTGGTCATCTGTGAGTCAGTGCTCCGGCGGAACGTCGGGGGCCAAGACGTGATGCGGGAACAGCTCTCCGCGTTGCTCGCCCACGGCTCCCAGCGAACCACCGTGCTACAGGTGATGCCGCTATCTGCGGAGACTCACGGGCTCATGGACGGTTCCATGTCCATTCTCACCACCGTGGACGGGCCGCCCGTGATCTACACGGAGGGCATCAGGTCAGGGACGATCATCGATGATCCTTCCACGGTGCGGCTCCTCTCGCGGTCCTACGATGTACTCACCGCTTCAGCCCTCTCTCGTGACGCGTCCGCCCACCTGATCCGCAAGCTAATGGAGGCATCGTGA
- a CDS encoding DUF397 domain-containing protein has protein sequence MTPLIHPWVKSSYSSQDGGDCLEWSPAHICAHGTVPVRDSKDPEGPALMFEPAAWSSFVAGVRAGDFPA, from the coding sequence GTGACCCCCCTGATTCACCCCTGGGTCAAGTCCAGCTACAGCAGCCAAGACGGTGGCGACTGCCTGGAGTGGTCCCCGGCGCACATATGCGCCCACGGCACCGTTCCCGTCCGAGACAGCAAGGACCCGGAAGGGCCGGCCCTGATGTTCGAGCCGGCCGCGTGGTCCTCGTTCGTCGCCGGCGTGCGGGCGGGGGACTTCCCCGCGTAA
- a CDS encoding cation:dicarboxylate symporter family transporter: MAAQTPPRGGTTEETAPAKRDRTHFLYLAVIGAVLLGIIVGFAAPGVAVQLKPLGTGFVNLIKMMISPVIFCTIVLGVGSVRKAAKVGAVGGLALGYFMVMSTVALAIGLVVGNILEPGSGLHLTETVRHAGQAQTSGGGESLPEFLLGMIPTTLVSAFTQGEVLQTLLVALLVGFGLQALGTAGEPVLRGVGHLQKLVFRVLAMIMWVAPVGAFGAIAAVVGETGLDALKSLAVIMVGFYTTCLLFVIVVLGALLRLFAGVNIFLLLKYLAREFLLILSTSSSESALPRLIAKMEHLGISKPVVGITVPTGYSFNLDGTAIYLTMSSLFVAEAMGKPLPLGQQISLLVFMVIASKGAAGVTGAGLATLAGGLQSHRPELVDGVGLIVGIDRFMSEARALTNFAGNAVATVLIGTWTKEIDRARAAEVLAGRLPFDEKSLADEAPAGPGSAAGADVVGPRDGGAEKAPATV; this comes from the coding sequence GTGGCTGCACAGACCCCGCCGCGTGGGGGCACCACCGAGGAGACCGCGCCGGCGAAGCGGGACCGGACCCACTTCCTCTACCTCGCCGTGATCGGGGCGGTGCTGCTCGGCATCATCGTGGGTTTCGCCGCCCCCGGCGTCGCCGTCCAGCTCAAGCCGCTGGGCACGGGGTTCGTGAACCTGATCAAGATGATGATCTCGCCGGTCATCTTCTGCACCATCGTGCTGGGCGTCGGCTCGGTCCGTAAGGCCGCCAAGGTCGGCGCGGTCGGCGGGCTGGCGCTCGGCTACTTCATGGTGATGTCGACCGTCGCGCTGGCCATCGGCCTGGTCGTCGGCAACATCCTGGAGCCCGGCTCCGGGCTGCATCTGACCGAGACCGTCCGGCACGCCGGCCAGGCCCAGACCTCGGGCGGCGGCGAGTCGCTGCCGGAGTTCCTGCTCGGCATGATTCCCACCACGCTGGTCTCCGCCTTCACCCAGGGTGAGGTGCTGCAGACGCTGCTGGTGGCGCTGCTGGTGGGCTTCGGGCTGCAGGCGCTGGGCACGGCGGGCGAGCCGGTGCTGCGCGGGGTCGGGCACCTGCAGAAGCTGGTCTTCCGGGTGCTGGCCATGATCATGTGGGTGGCGCCGGTGGGTGCCTTCGGCGCCATCGCCGCGGTGGTCGGCGAGACCGGCCTGGACGCGCTGAAGTCGCTGGCGGTCATCATGGTCGGCTTCTACACGACCTGTCTGCTGTTCGTGATCGTGGTGCTCGGCGCGCTGCTCCGGCTCTTCGCCGGCGTCAACATCTTCCTGCTGCTGAAGTACCTCGCCCGGGAGTTCCTGCTGATCCTGTCCACCTCCTCCTCGGAGTCGGCGCTGCCGCGGCTGATCGCGAAGATGGAGCACCTGGGCATCAGCAAGCCGGTGGTCGGCATCACCGTCCCCACCGGCTACAGCTTCAACCTCGACGGCACCGCCATCTACCTGACGATGTCCTCGCTGTTCGTGGCCGAGGCGATGGGCAAGCCGCTGCCGCTCGGCCAGCAGATCTCGCTGCTGGTGTTCATGGTCATCGCCTCGAAGGGGGCGGCGGGCGTCACCGGCGCGGGCCTGGCGACGCTCGCCGGCGGTCTGCAGTCGCACCGCCCCGAGTTGGTCGACGGCGTCGGCCTGATCGTCGGCATCGACCGCTTCATGAGCGAGGCGCGCGCCCTGACCAACTTCGCGGGCAACGCGGTGGCCACCGTGCTGATCGGCACCTGGACCAAGGAGATCGACCGCGCCCGGGCGGCGGAGGTGCTGGCCGGAAGGCTGCCGTTCGACGAGAAGTCGCTGGCCGACGAGGCCCCCGCCGGGCCGGGGTCCGCCGCCGGAGCCGACGTCGTCGGACCGCGCGACGGCGGGGCGGAAAAGGCGCCCGCCACGGTCTGA